CGGCCCCGGCGGGCATCACCAGCAAGATGATCATCGACGCGACAACGCCTGTGCACCCCGACGAGCGCGGCAACTTCAGCACGCCCGCCAAGGATCTGCCGGAGACCGCCGAGTGGACCAGGCGTCTCCAGTCGTTGCTTGCCGATCGCTGAAGCGGACCACCACGACCTCACGACCCCACGACCCCACGACAACATCCGAGAACCGCCCCGGCCGAGAAGCAGAGGTATCCCGTGAATCCCGAGATCTGTCCACGCTGTGCGTTCGAAACCCTCGACACCCTGGCGACCTCCCCCGTCCCGGATGTCTGGGAGGTGCTCCAGTGCCGGCAGTGCCTCTACACCTTCCGCACCACCGAGCCGGTCCGGCGCATCCACCGGGAGCACTACCCCGAGACCTTCCGGATGACCGCGCAGGACATCGCGGAGGCCGTCGAAGTGCCGGCGGTGCCGCCGCTCGTCCCCCGTTGAACCGGTGACCGTTTGACCCATGCCGGCGACCAGCGACCGGCGACCGATAACCGGCGACCGGTGCCGGCAGTCGGTGACCGGTGCCGGCCGTCGGCGACCGGCGACCGGCGACGGACCGGGTGGGCGAGAACAGGCCGGAATCCGTCAGCCCCCGGACTGCCCGACGGCACGTCTTCCGGGGGCTTCGGCGTGTGCGGTCACAGCTGTCCGGCTTCCGGCCTGCCGGCGGGCAGCGGGGACAGCCGGAGGACCT
This sequence is a window from Streptomyces sp. NBC_01775. Protein-coding genes within it:
- a CDS encoding non-oxidative hydroxyarylic acid decarboxylases subunit D; this translates as MNPEICPRCAFETLDTLATSPVPDVWEVLQCRQCLYTFRTTEPVRRIHREHYPETFRMTAQDIAEAVEVPAVPPLVPR